One region of Polaribacter pectinis genomic DNA includes:
- a CDS encoding mechanosensitive ion channel family protein, whose translation MKLLTLKLESDFNFLQNLWGDFVDFLPQLLKGIAFLIIGWLLIKFILFIIKKALGFTNIDSLPEKLNVDEIFGNSSLKIQPTKIIVTVIKWILILVFIIVGSELLGLRMISEQLSNLISYLPKLISALIIFAIGIYVANLVKNALTSLFKSLELTGGNLVGNIAFYIIAIVVSVTALNQAGINTDLITNNLSIILGAILASFTIAFGLGSRDVIKRLLFGYYSRKNIQVGQTIKVEGLEGVVESIDNICLILLTKNGKLVLPIKDIVDNKIEIIN comes from the coding sequence ATGAAATTGCTAACTCTAAAATTAGAATCAGATTTTAATTTTCTACAAAACCTGTGGGGTGATTTTGTAGATTTTCTGCCACAATTACTTAAAGGAATTGCTTTTTTAATTATTGGTTGGTTACTTATTAAATTTATTTTATTCATCATAAAAAAAGCATTAGGCTTTACTAACATAGATAGTTTACCAGAAAAATTAAATGTTGATGAGATTTTTGGAAATTCTTCTTTAAAAATTCAACCTACAAAAATTATAGTTACAGTTATAAAATGGATTCTTATTTTAGTTTTTATAATTGTTGGGTCAGAATTATTAGGTTTAAGAATGATTTCTGAACAATTAAGTAATTTAATTTCATATTTACCAAAACTAATAAGTGCCTTAATAATTTTTGCAATTGGTATTTATGTAGCTAATTTAGTAAAGAACGCATTAACTTCTTTGTTTAAATCTTTAGAACTAACTGGTGGTAATTTAGTAGGTAATATTGCTTTTTATATTATTGCTATTGTTGTTTCTGTAACAGCATTAAATCAAGCAGGCATTAATACAGATTTAATTACCAATAATTTGTCTATTATATTGGGTGCTATTTTAGCCTCTTTTACAATAGCATTTGGTTTAGGATCTAGAGATGTAATAAAAAGATTGTTATTTGGATATTATTCTCGTAAGAATATACAAGTAGGTCAGACTATAAAGGTAGAAGGTTTAGAAGGAGTAGTAGAATCTATAGATAATATTTGTTTGATTTTATTAACTAAAAACGGTAAGTTAGTTTTACCAATAAAAGACATAGTAGATAATAAGATTGAAATTATAAATTAA
- a CDS encoding deoxynucleoside kinase, producing the protein MHVAIAGNIGAGKTTLTKLLAKHYKWKPHFESVDENPYLDDFYGEMERWSFNLQVYFLNSRFRQILELRETGKNIIQDRTIYEDAHIFAPNLHAMGLMTNRDFSNYSSLFELMENLVTPPDLLIYLRADISTLVGQIHKRGRDYENSISIDYLSRLNERYEAFISTYTKGKLLIIDVDNLDFVENQEDLGYIIDRIDAQINGLF; encoded by the coding sequence ATGCACGTTGCAATCGCAGGAAATATTGGTGCTGGTAAAACCACACTAACCAAACTATTAGCCAAACATTATAAATGGAAACCTCATTTTGAGTCTGTTGATGAGAATCCGTATTTAGACGATTTTTATGGAGAAATGGAACGTTGGTCTTTTAATTTACAGGTTTACTTTTTAAACAGTCGTTTTCGTCAAATCTTAGAATTACGAGAAACGGGTAAAAACATTATACAAGACAGAACCATTTATGAAGATGCGCATATTTTTGCACCAAACTTGCATGCAATGGGTTTAATGACCAATAGAGATTTCAGCAATTACAGCTCTCTATTTGAATTAATGGAAAACTTGGTAACTCCGCCAGATTTATTAATTTATTTACGTGCAGACATTTCTACTTTGGTTGGGCAAATTCACAAACGTGGAAGAGATTATGAAAACTCAATAAGTATCGATTATTTAAGCAGATTAAATGAGCGTTATGAAGCTTTTATTTCTACTTACACAAAAGGAAAATTATTAATTATTGATGTAGATAATTTAGATTTTGTAGAAAATCAAGAAGATTTAGGATACATTATAGATAGAATAGACGCACAAATAAACGGTTTATTTTAG
- a CDS encoding response regulator transcription factor: protein MNKVKVLLAEDEASLGMIVKESLESRDFVVFHAENGEKAYEVYQTEKPDILVLDVMMPLKDGFTLAKEIRLENKHIPIIFLTAKSQTSDVLEGFNNGGNDYLKKPFSMEELIVRIKSLLNRIELKPNIENIKIGNYTFNFTKQTLIHSSEIVQLTHREAELLFYLVEKKNEVLDRTFILNKLWGNDDFFNARSMDVFISKLRKKLRNDDTIQIMNVRGFGYKLLC from the coding sequence ATGAATAAAGTAAAAGTCCTTTTAGCAGAAGATGAAGCAAGTTTAGGAATGATTGTAAAAGAGAGTTTAGAATCTAGAGATTTTGTTGTGTTTCATGCAGAAAATGGTGAAAAAGCTTACGAAGTATATCAAACAGAAAAACCAGACATTTTAGTTTTAGATGTAATGATGCCTTTAAAAGACGGATTTACTTTAGCAAAAGAAATCAGATTAGAAAACAAACATATTCCTATAATTTTTCTAACAGCAAAATCGCAAACATCAGATGTTTTAGAAGGTTTTAATAATGGTGGAAATGATTATTTAAAAAAACCTTTTTCAATGGAAGAATTAATTGTTAGAATTAAGTCTTTGTTAAATAGAATTGAATTAAAGCCTAATATAGAAAACATTAAAATAGGAAATTATACTTTTAATTTCACCAAGCAAACACTAATACATTCTTCAGAAATTGTTCAACTTACACATAGAGAAGCCGAATTATTATTTTATTTGGTTGAAAAGAAAAACGAAGTTTTAGACAGAACTTTTATTTTAAATAAACTTTGGGGAAATGACGATTTCTTTAACGCCAGAAGCATGGATGTGTTTATAAGTAAACTTCGTAAAAAATTAAGAAATGACGATACTATTCAAATTATGAATGTAAGAGGTTTCGGTTATAAATTGCTATGTTAA
- a CDS encoding sensor histidine kinase has translation MNTKKYQWIFYFITATIVTTIAVQFYWNYKNYEENKQRVTNEIQLSLDNAVEEYYSTLAKNDFLTIIDSNNLDSEENSHEKHTLDSIIKKLKKNTSKNEEAKITINNIKISSDENLSKDQIDSMLNSTKNFVAKFNEKGDSLEKNKKNSVKIISQFTDDKNGYTLHENGTKTAIKYFKGKKAADSLKFFTNLKPIFISFLDQSVAYEKIDSLIEKQLKQKGLDIKTSFHHLKNDTLFHQTNDTILNSEIFSVSSKSTYVKKDEAFKLLYNNPNYEALKRSSLGILLSLLLSLLIISCLFYLLKIINQQKNLAAIKNDLISNITHEFKTPIATVSTAIEAIENFNVLDDKEKTKKYLSMSSLQLKKLHQMVEKLLETATLDSEQLILKKEKINIVEIIEKLVGKHKMLANNKDLFFSTNVEPIYLNIDVFHFENVISNLVDNAIKYGGNTIEININSILNTTEITVADDGNGIEKSQQEKIFDKFYRVPKGNTHDVKGFGIGLYYCKKIIEKHLGNISLSSTKNNTIFKINLPNE, from the coding sequence ATGAATACCAAAAAATATCAATGGATTTTTTATTTTATTACAGCAACAATTGTAACAACAATTGCTGTACAATTCTATTGGAACTATAAAAACTACGAGGAAAATAAACAAAGAGTTACTAATGAAATTCAATTAAGTTTAGACAACGCAGTAGAAGAGTATTATTCTACACTTGCTAAAAATGATTTTCTCACTATTATTGATTCAAATAATCTTGATAGTGAAGAAAACTCACATGAAAAACATACGTTAGACTCTATTATTAAGAAGTTAAAAAAGAACACTTCTAAAAATGAAGAAGCTAAAATAACTATTAATAATATTAAAATTTCATCGGATGAAAATCTATCCAAAGATCAGATAGATTCGATGCTAAATTCTACAAAAAATTTTGTTGCCAAATTTAATGAAAAAGGAGATTCTCTTGAAAAAAATAAAAAGAATTCAGTAAAAATAATATCGCAATTTACAGATGACAAAAATGGTTACACACTCCATGAAAATGGAACAAAAACAGCCATAAAATATTTTAAAGGAAAAAAAGCGGCAGACAGTTTAAAGTTTTTTACCAATCTAAAACCTATTTTTATTTCGTTTCTAGATCAATCTGTTGCATATGAAAAAATAGACTCGCTTATTGAAAAGCAATTGAAACAAAAAGGTCTTGATATAAAAACAAGTTTTCATCATTTAAAAAATGATACGTTATTCCACCAAACAAATGATACTATTTTAAATTCTGAAATATTTTCTGTAAGCTCTAAATCTACTTACGTTAAAAAAGACGAAGCTTTTAAACTTTTATATAACAACCCTAATTATGAAGCTTTAAAAAGAAGCTCATTAGGCATTTTATTATCCTTATTATTATCTCTTTTAATTATTTCTTGTTTGTTTTATTTGTTGAAAATAATAAATCAACAAAAAAATTTGGCGGCTATTAAAAACGATTTAATCAGTAACATTACACACGAGTTTAAAACACCAATTGCTACTGTTTCTACAGCAATTGAAGCTATAGAAAACTTTAATGTTTTAGACGATAAAGAAAAGACCAAAAAATACCTTTCTATGTCTTCTCTTCAGTTAAAAAAATTACACCAAATGGTGGAAAAATTGTTAGAAACTGCAACTTTAGATAGCGAGCAATTAATACTTAAAAAAGAAAAAATAAATATTGTTGAAATTATAGAAAAATTAGTTGGCAAACATAAAATGTTAGCCAATAATAAAGATTTATTTTTTTCTACAAATGTGGAACCCATTTATTTAAATATTGATGTTTTTCATTTCGAAAATGTAATTTCTAACCTAGTTGACAATGCCATAAAATATGGTGGAAATACAATTGAAATAAATATAAATTCTATTTTAAATACAACAGAAATTACTGTTGCAGATGATGGAAATGGTATTGAAAAAAGCCAACAAGAAAAGATTTTTGATAAATTTTATAGAGTTCCTAAAGGAAACACACATGATGTAAAAGGCTTTGGAATTGGTTTGTATTATTGTAAAAAAATCATCGAAAAACATCTTGGAAACATCAGTTTATCATCCACAAAAAATAATACCATTTTTAAAATAAACTTGCCAAATGAATAA
- a CDS encoding GLPGLI family protein, which produces MKSIITVFAVLITFAFNAQNFQGKAIYKTSSKSNFKIGDEKGVSDKMQEELRKRIQKMSQKTFVLEFDKHSSTYKEEVQLEAPKPQLGTGVKVFSFGGSGASDVYFKNVKENRFANQTEIQGKRFLVKDTLPSYSWELSSETKNIGNYTCYKATFSKEEEKINHIIKDGESVEEKKKETVVTTAWYTTQIPVNNGPKNYQGLPGFVLEINDGKTTIVCTEIILNPSEKNSIDEPLKGKVVSLKEYHKIKEEKTKEMMEKFKSRNGFDIGNGINIKMGG; this is translated from the coding sequence ATGAAATCTATAATAACCGTATTTGCTGTATTAATCACTTTTGCTTTCAATGCGCAAAATTTTCAAGGAAAAGCAATTTACAAAACAAGCAGTAAAAGCAATTTTAAAATAGGAGATGAGAAAGGTGTTAGTGACAAAATGCAAGAAGAATTGCGCAAGCGTATTCAAAAAATGAGTCAAAAAACATTTGTATTAGAGTTTGATAAACATTCATCAACTTATAAAGAAGAAGTTCAGTTAGAAGCACCAAAACCACAATTAGGAACTGGCGTTAAAGTTTTTTCTTTTGGTGGTTCTGGAGCTAGTGATGTTTATTTTAAAAACGTAAAAGAAAACAGGTTTGCGAATCAAACAGAAATTCAAGGAAAACGTTTTTTAGTGAAAGATACATTACCAAGCTATTCTTGGGAATTGTCTTCAGAAACTAAAAATATTGGCAACTATACATGTTATAAAGCTACTTTTTCTAAAGAAGAAGAAAAGATAAATCATATTATAAAAGATGGAGAAAGTGTTGAAGAAAAAAAGAAAGAGACAGTTGTTACAACAGCTTGGTATACAACACAAATACCGGTAAATAATGGGCCAAAAAACTACCAAGGTTTACCAGGTTTTGTTTTAGAAATTAATGATGGAAAAACCACTATAGTTTGTACAGAAATTATTTTAAATCCATCAGAAAAAAATAGCATTGATGAGCCATTAAAAGGAAAAGTGGTTTCACTAAAAGAGTATCATAAAATTAAAGAAGAAAAAACAAAAGAAATGATGGAGAAATTTAAAAGTAGAAATGGTTTTGATATAGGAAACGGAATCAATATTAAAATGGGAGGCTAA
- a CDS encoding GLPGLI family protein produces MKSIFIFLLAFVTVTTFAQKDFQGKATYMSKTTMDMSNFGRGGRQMSEAQKKQIAERMKSMLEKTFILSFNKTASIYKEDAKLAAPTADGGRGFRFGGFAGGGTKYKNTKENVALESTELFGKKFLISDKMEQPKWELGSETKQIGNYTCFKATLIKDVDPLDFSNMRRRGNRNNDKDETKKDSTKVTKLSEEIEIPKQVEVTAWYTPQIPVSNGPAEYWGLPGLILEINSGRTTVLCTEIIINPAEKEDIEKPTKGKKITREEYNTTVKEKMEEMRERFSGGRNGGRRGGRF; encoded by the coding sequence ATGAAATCTATTTTTATATTTCTTTTAGCCTTTGTTACTGTAACAACATTTGCTCAAAAAGACTTTCAGGGTAAAGCAACTTACATGTCTAAAACTACTATGGACATGAGTAATTTTGGTAGAGGAGGAAGACAAATGTCCGAAGCTCAAAAAAAACAAATTGCAGAAAGAATGAAATCGATGTTGGAGAAAACTTTTATTTTAAGTTTCAATAAAACAGCATCTATATATAAAGAAGATGCAAAATTAGCAGCTCCAACTGCAGATGGTGGAAGAGGGTTTAGATTTGGCGGTTTTGCTGGTGGTGGTACAAAGTACAAAAACACTAAAGAAAATGTTGCTTTAGAGTCTACCGAACTTTTTGGTAAGAAGTTTTTAATCTCTGATAAAATGGAACAACCAAAATGGGAGCTTGGTAGTGAGACAAAACAAATTGGGAACTATACTTGTTTTAAAGCAACTTTAATTAAAGATGTAGATCCTTTAGATTTTTCTAACATGAGAAGAAGAGGAAATAGAAATAATGATAAAGATGAAACTAAAAAAGATTCTACAAAGGTTACCAAACTTTCAGAAGAAATAGAAATTCCAAAACAGGTAGAAGTTACTGCTTGGTACACACCACAAATACCTGTAAGTAATGGCCCTGCAGAGTATTGGGGTTTACCGGGTCTAATTTTAGAGATTAATTCTGGTAGAACAACCGTTTTATGTACAGAAATAATTATTAATCCTGCTGAAAAAGAAGATATAGAAAAGCCAACTAAAGGCAAAAAAATTACCAGAGAAGAATACAACACCACTGTTAAAGAAAAAATGGAAGAAATGAGAGAGAGATTTAGTGGCGGTAGAAATGGTGGTAGAAGAGGAGGAAGATTTTAA
- a CDS encoding TonB-dependent receptor encodes MKKLLLVTIFMVTLVSTAQVKLTGIVKDSIGEPLEMANVLAINNKTKKMTSYGFTDAKGRYKLDLDKNATFDVKISYVGMKSSDFEVETKEIDIVKNVTLYEDNMLDGINIVSKMPVTISGDTIIYNADSFKNGSERKLEDVLKKIPGMEVNDEGEIEVEGKKVGKLMVDGKDFFDGDTKLATKNIPANAVDKVQVLKNYGEVGQLSGVQNNEDNIAINIKLKEGKKNFWFGDVTAGGGDSDRESLYLFQPKLFYYSPKYSINFIGDLNNIGEVAFSGRDARNFGGGFRAPSNNSGTSINLGGNNSIGLLTLQNNRANSIESKLAASNFSYSPKSTLDISGFAIFSNSTVETLQNTSVLYTDPSLGIPDENTESKSIQDTNSGLLKFSVNYKPNVNNQLDYDIYGRMSKETQNQDFFSSNLGNIDQIEKGTPFSINQNFNYYYTLNEKNIFAISAQSLIQDEDPIYNAILQDKASYSDTGDALGLDDMQSGYDINQNKRVKTNQIDAKLDYWNVLNDKSNINLTLGTIYSKQNFDSDIFQRLDDGTEFDGTPTINNGLDTNNIDYRFTDVYLGTHYQFKTGKFTITPGFTAHLYNVENNQFNIDYVDNFFRVLPDFNMRIQLKQSENISLNYQMQTQFTDVNQFAKGLVLNSYNSIFSGNPILENALAHNASLRYFSFNMFNYTNVFAALNYNKRIDQVTTNAEFIPGSVVSVRSPDNSEFANESLTFSGRFQKTFRKYRASVNANLSYSKFVQEVNSNISNNENYTQNYRASFGTNFRKAPNVTLNYSFTLQDLDQGQRRTKRYTNAPSVEFDAYIWEKLTFRTKYSYTGLTDGTSTLNSFDFWDASLIYRTNKDSKWEYQVKATNLLDTRSQSSANAGSFSVNTVDYFIQPRFLTFRLIYQL; translated from the coding sequence ATGAAAAAATTACTATTAGTAACCATTTTTATGGTTACACTGGTTTCTACTGCACAAGTTAAATTAACAGGTATTGTTAAAGATAGTATAGGGGAACCATTAGAAATGGCAAATGTTTTAGCAATTAATAATAAAACCAAAAAAATGACTTCTTATGGTTTTACAGATGCTAAAGGAAGATATAAGTTAGATTTAGATAAGAACGCTACTTTCGATGTTAAAATAAGTTATGTAGGTATGAAATCTTCAGATTTTGAAGTAGAAACGAAAGAGATAGATATTGTTAAAAATGTTACTTTGTATGAAGATAATATGTTAGATGGTATTAATATTGTTTCTAAGATGCCAGTAACTATTAGTGGAGATACTATTATTTACAATGCAGATTCTTTTAAAAACGGGTCCGAAAGAAAGCTAGAAGATGTATTAAAAAAGATTCCAGGAATGGAAGTGAATGATGAAGGAGAAATAGAAGTTGAAGGAAAGAAAGTTGGTAAATTAATGGTAGATGGTAAAGATTTCTTTGATGGAGACACTAAATTAGCTACTAAAAATATACCTGCAAATGCTGTTGATAAAGTTCAAGTTCTAAAAAATTATGGAGAAGTTGGTCAATTAAGTGGAGTGCAAAATAATGAAGATAATATTGCAATTAACATTAAATTAAAAGAGGGTAAAAAGAATTTTTGGTTTGGAGATGTTACTGCTGGTGGTGGAGATTCAGATAGAGAATCTTTATATCTTTTTCAACCAAAATTATTTTACTATAGTCCTAAATATAGCATCAATTTTATTGGAGATTTAAACAATATTGGCGAAGTTGCTTTTAGTGGAAGAGATGCTAGGAATTTTGGAGGTGGTTTTAGAGCACCAAGTAATAATAGCGGAACAAGCATTAATTTAGGAGGAAATAACAGTATTGGTCTATTAACTTTACAAAATAATAGAGCTAATTCTATAGAATCTAAACTTGCGGCATCTAATTTTAGTTATTCACCAAAATCAACTTTAGATATTAGTGGTTTTGCAATTTTTAGCAATAGTACTGTAGAGACCTTACAAAATACTTCGGTTTTGTATACAGACCCTAGTTTAGGAATACCAGATGAAAATACAGAAAGTAAATCTATACAAGATACCAATTCTGGACTTTTAAAATTTAGTGTTAATTACAAACCAAATGTAAATAATCAATTAGATTATGATATTTACGGAAGGATGTCTAAAGAAACTCAAAATCAAGATTTTTTCTCATCTAACTTGGGTAATATAGATCAGATAGAAAAAGGAACACCTTTTAGTATAAATCAGAATTTTAATTATTATTATACTTTAAATGAGAAAAATATATTTGCAATATCTGCACAATCTTTAATTCAAGATGAAGACCCAATATATAATGCAATTTTACAAGATAAGGCTTCATATTCAGATACTGGAGATGCTTTAGGATTAGATGATATGCAGAGTGGTTATGACATCAATCAGAATAAAAGAGTAAAAACAAATCAAATAGATGCAAAATTAGATTATTGGAATGTTTTAAATGACAAAAGTAATATTAACCTAACTTTAGGTACAATTTACAGTAAGCAAAATTTTGATTCAGATATTTTTCAAAGATTAGATGATGGAACTGAATTTGATGGAACACCAACTATAAATAATGGTTTAGATACAAATAATATAGACTACAGGTTTACAGATGTTTATTTAGGAACTCACTATCAATTTAAAACAGGTAAATTTACCATTACACCAGGTTTTACAGCACATTTGTATAATGTAGAAAATAATCAATTTAATATAGATTATGTAGATAATTTTTTTAGAGTGTTGCCAGATTTTAATATGAGAATTCAATTAAAACAAAGTGAAAACATTTCTTTAAACTACCAAATGCAAACGCAATTTACAGACGTAAATCAGTTTGCTAAAGGGTTGGTTTTAAATAGTTATAATTCAATTTTTTCTGGAAACCCAATTTTAGAAAATGCTTTAGCACACAATGCAAGTTTAAGATATTTTAGTTTTAACATGTTTAATTACACAAATGTTTTTGCAGCATTAAATTATAATAAAAGAATAGACCAAGTAACCACAAATGCAGAGTTTATTCCCGGAAGTGTTGTAAGTGTTAGAAGTCCAGATAATTCAGAATTTGCAAATGAATCATTAACATTTAGTGGTCGTTTTCAAAAAACATTTAGAAAATATAGAGCTTCAGTAAATGCAAATTTATCTTACAGTAAATTTGTGCAAGAAGTTAATAGTAACATTTCTAATAATGAAAACTATACACAAAACTATAGAGCAAGTTTTGGTACAAACTTTAGAAAAGCACCCAATGTTACTTTAAATTATTCGTTTACATTACAAGATTTAGATCAGGGACAAAGAAGAACAAAACGTTATACAAACGCACCTTCTGTAGAGTTTGATGCTTACATCTGGGAAAAATTAACCTTTAGAACCAAATACAGTTATACAGGTTTAACAGACGGAACATCAACTTTAAATAGTTTTGATTTTTGGGATGCTTCTTTAATTTACAGAACAAATAAAGATAGTAAATGGGAGTATCAAGTAAAAGCTACTAACTTATTAGACACAAGATCTCAAAGTAGTGCAAATGCAGGTAGTTTTTCTGTAAACACAGTAGATTACTTTATACAACCTAGATTTTTAACTTTTAGATTAATTTATCAATTATAA
- a CDS encoding reprolysin-like metallopeptidase, with translation MKKTTLLLLVSFTVFSAFSQNKFWTSNLADKTDFSEKELYVRKSEPTEFKMYNLKLDQIQIMLSNVSSKSTQVIDLPTINGKIEKFTVKEASVIAPELAAKYPMIKSYVGQGISDPSMIARFSIGTDGLHAVIYSGDKETYYVDPYTRSNTNYIAYKRSSLENNDLDYQCLVDDSQVSTLTNNTNVIENADDGNLRTYRLALVSSAEYSEFHLENQGVENSLANFPAMKAAVLSAMNTSMTRINGVYERDLGVRMVIVPDNDKIIFFQASSDGISDVNQPNIASTIIGEVQTIADREIGDANYDIGHIFTINGSGLAGLGVVCVSGSKARGVTGRAAPIGDPYDIDYVAHEMGHQFGATHTQNNDCNRTDATAVEPGSASTIMGYAGICAPNVQSNSDDHFHAVSITQMWNNIQTSANCGALTATNNAAPTANAGADYSIPRLTPFVLKGQGTDVNEGNVLTYNWEQLDTEIATMPPSETSNAGPTFRSIPSSTSPDRYMPALATVVGGSTSSTWEVLSAMNRDYNFALVVRDNNPGGGSSARDDVKISSVFGNIFSVTSQNTTTTWDKETTQTVTWEVAGSNQAPVNCLKVNIRLSIDGGVTFPILLASNTDNDGTEDITVPDNGTTKARIMVEAADNIFYNVNAVEFTINGAVASTKDFAFDGFNLYPNPSKGTFNLNFDVVNTDKVSVQLFDLRGRLINQKDFFNTKANFSEQITFNKTTSGLYLVKITNGNKQTTRKLVIE, from the coding sequence ATGAAAAAAACTACCCTTTTATTATTAGTAAGTTTTACAGTTTTTTCTGCTTTTAGTCAGAACAAATTTTGGACATCCAACTTGGCTGATAAAACTGATTTTTCAGAAAAAGAACTGTATGTTAGAAAATCTGAACCAACTGAATTTAAAATGTATAATTTAAAGTTAGATCAAATTCAGATAATGTTAAGTAATGTATCTTCTAAATCTACTCAAGTTATAGATTTACCTACAATTAATGGTAAAATAGAAAAATTTACTGTTAAAGAAGCTAGTGTAATTGCGCCTGAATTGGCTGCAAAATATCCAATGATAAAATCTTATGTTGGGCAAGGTATTTCAGACCCAAGCATGATTGCTAGATTTAGTATTGGAACAGATGGTTTGCATGCTGTTATTTATTCTGGAGATAAAGAAACTTATTATGTGGATCCTTATACAAGAAGTAATACAAATTACATTGCATACAAAAGAAGTAGTTTAGAAAATAACGATTTAGACTATCAATGTTTAGTAGATGATTCTCAAGTTTCTACTTTAACAAATAATACAAACGTAATAGAAAATGCAGACGATGGTAATTTAAGAACATATCGTTTGGCATTAGTTTCTAGTGCAGAATATTCAGAATTTCATTTAGAAAACCAAGGTGTAGAAAATTCTTTAGCAAATTTTCCTGCAATGAAGGCAGCTGTTTTATCAGCTATGAATACATCTATGACTAGAATTAATGGTGTTTATGAAAGAGATTTAGGAGTAAGAATGGTTATTGTACCAGATAATGATAAAATTATCTTTTTTCAAGCGAGTTCAGATGGTATTTCAGATGTAAATCAACCAAATATCGCAAGTACAATTATAGGTGAAGTACAAACTATTGCTGATAGAGAAATAGGAGATGCTAATTATGATATAGGACATATATTTACTATAAATGGGTCTGGTTTGGCAGGACTTGGAGTAGTTTGTGTTTCTGGTTCTAAAGCAAGAGGAGTTACTGGTAGAGCAGCACCAATAGGAGATCCTTATGATATCGATTATGTAGCACATGAAATGGGGCATCAGTTTGGGGCAACTCATACTCAAAATAATGATTGTAATAGAACAGATGCAACAGCTGTAGAGCCAGGAAGTGCCTCTACAATTATGGGATATGCAGGTATTTGTGCACCAAACGTACAAAGTAATAGTGATGATCATTTTCATGCTGTAAGCATAACACAGATGTGGAATAACATTCAAACTTCTGCAAACTGTGGAGCTTTAACTGCAACTAATAATGCAGCACCAACTGCAAATGCAGGAGCAGATTATTCTATACCAAGATTAACACCTTTTGTCTTAAAAGGTCAAGGTACAGATGTTAATGAAGGTAATGTATTAACGTACAATTGGGAGCAATTAGATACAGAAATAGCTACAATGCCACCTTCAGAAACAAGTAATGCAGGTCCTACTTTTAGATCTATTCCTTCATCTACATCTCCAGATAGATATATGCCAGCTTTAGCAACTGTTGTTGGAGGTAGCACATCATCTACATGGGAAGTATTATCAGCTATGAACAGAGATTATAATTTTGCATTGGTAGTAAGAGATAACAATCCTGGAGGAGGAAGTAGCGCAAGAGACGATGTGAAAATTTCTTCGGTTTTTGGAAACATATTTTCAGTTACTTCACAAAATACAACAACAACTTGGGACAAAGAAACTACACAAACAGTTACATGGGAAGTTGCAGGTTCTAACCAAGCACCAGTAAATTGCTTAAAAGTAAATATTAGATTGTCTATAGACGGAGGTGTAACATTTCCTATATTATTAGCATCTAATACAGATAACGATGGTACAGAAGATATTACTGTGCCAGATAATGGTACTACCAAAGCAAGAATTATGGTAGAAGCTGCAGATAATATTTTTTATAATGTAAATGCTGTAGAATTTACTATTAATGGAGCAGTTGCTTCTACAAAAGATTTTGCTTTTGATGGATTTAACTTGTATCCAAATCCTTCTAAAGGAACTTTTAACTTGAATTTTGATGTTGTTAACACAGATAAAGTTTCTGTTCAATTGTTTGATCTTAGAGGAAGATTAATCAATCAAAAAGATTTCTTTAACACAAAAGCAAATTTTTCTGAACAAATTACTTTTAACAAAACAACTTCTGGTTTGTATTTAGTGAAAATTACAAATGGAAATAAGCAAACAACTAGAAAATTAGTTATTGAATAA